A window of the Paraburkholderia sp. ZP32-5 genome harbors these coding sequences:
- a CDS encoding YybH family protein, translating to MNTLDKPVLQALDDYKAAVLAKSVDAFVALYDQHVLVFDMWGAWSYNGIAAWRQMVEGWFGSLGTERVIVDFSDAQTITADDLAVVHAFVSYKAIDTNGVELRSMDNRTTMTLGRNSDGWKIVHQHTSSPIDGSTTQAIFRRR from the coding sequence GTGAACACACTCGACAAGCCGGTCCTGCAAGCCCTGGATGACTACAAAGCCGCCGTCCTCGCCAAAAGCGTCGATGCGTTCGTCGCGCTATACGACCAGCACGTGCTGGTCTTCGATATGTGGGGCGCCTGGTCGTACAACGGGATCGCAGCCTGGCGGCAGATGGTGGAGGGCTGGTTCGGCTCGCTGGGAACGGAACGCGTGATCGTGGACTTCAGCGACGCGCAGACAATTACCGCCGACGATCTTGCCGTCGTGCATGCGTTCGTGAGCTACAAGGCGATCGACACCAACGGCGTGGAATTACGCTCGATGGACAATCGCACGACCATGACGCTCGGGCGCAACAGCGATGGCTGGAAAATCGTCCACCAGCACACGTCCTCGCCCATTGACGGTAGCACCACCCAGGCTATTTTCAGGCGTCGATAA
- a CDS encoding GNAT family N-acetyltransferase, with protein sequence MRSAARPSRLPAKTERAESMQAEIRNAHAEDLSSIQRITERAYAVWLPVLGFAPLPVVEDYAPRIARGEVRVACEHGEVTGLIVVESHDGHDLIFNVAVDPDHAGGGLGSRLIADAERHAKANGKCCIKLYTNALMSRNIAFYLKLGYVETDRRPHPSRAGSTIVDMAKSL encoded by the coding sequence TTGCGCTCGGCGGCGCGGCCGTCACGATTGCCAGCAAAAACTGAACGGGCCGAATCAATGCAAGCAGAAATCAGAAACGCCCACGCGGAAGATCTTTCCAGCATTCAGCGCATCACCGAACGCGCCTACGCGGTATGGCTTCCCGTTCTCGGCTTCGCGCCGCTGCCGGTTGTCGAAGATTACGCGCCACGTATCGCGCGCGGCGAAGTGAGGGTGGCTTGCGAGCATGGAGAGGTAACGGGACTCATCGTCGTCGAGTCTCACGACGGCCATGATCTGATCTTCAATGTCGCCGTGGACCCGGATCATGCCGGCGGCGGATTGGGCTCCCGTTTGATTGCCGACGCCGAGCGCCACGCCAAAGCAAACGGTAAGTGCTGCATCAAGCTCTATACGAATGCGCTGATGAGCAGAAACATCGCGTTCTATCTGAAACTCGGCTATGTCGAAACGGACCGGCGGCCGCATCCGTCGCGCGCCGGTTCGACGATCGTCGATATGGCGAAAAGTCTTTGA
- a CDS encoding SDR family oxidoreductase gives MKLANKVALITGGTSGIGLETAKLFRDEGAKVVVIGTNEQRLREAQQVLGENSMTLRADLRDPAQIDKAVAEVVETHGAIDIVFANAGAGTAAPLEAVTPAQFDEQFALNVSGIFFTIQKSAPHLRDGGSIVVTTSFLNTVGTPGLSVLSATKAAVRSLVRSIGAELAPRGIRVNAVSPGPIATPFASKLGLPEEDLRKSGEALVAAVPLKRFGDAVEVAKAAVFLASDDASYVTGAELVVDGGLSQI, from the coding sequence ATGAAACTGGCAAACAAGGTAGCCCTGATCACCGGCGGCACATCGGGCATCGGCCTCGAAACAGCGAAGCTCTTTCGCGACGAAGGCGCGAAGGTCGTCGTCATCGGCACCAACGAACAACGCTTGCGCGAAGCACAACAAGTGCTCGGCGAGAACAGCATGACCCTGCGCGCCGATTTGCGCGATCCGGCGCAGATCGACAAGGCCGTGGCCGAAGTCGTCGAAACGCACGGCGCGATCGATATCGTGTTCGCCAATGCCGGCGCGGGCACCGCGGCGCCGCTTGAAGCCGTCACGCCGGCACAGTTCGACGAACAGTTCGCGCTGAATGTCAGCGGCATCTTCTTCACGATCCAGAAAAGCGCGCCGCATCTGCGCGACGGCGGCAGCATCGTCGTCACGACCTCGTTTCTGAACACGGTCGGCACGCCGGGCCTGTCGGTGCTGTCCGCGACGAAGGCCGCGGTCCGCTCGCTGGTGCGCTCGATCGGCGCGGAACTGGCGCCGCGCGGCATTCGCGTCAATGCGGTGAGCCCCGGCCCGATCGCCACGCCGTTCGCGAGCAAGCTCGGGTTGCCCGAAGAAGATCTGCGCAAGTCCGGCGAAGCGCTCGTCGCGGCGGTCCCGCTCAAGCGCTTCGGCGACGCGGTGGAAGTCGCTAAGGCCGCTGTGTTCCTTGCCAGCGACGACGCGTCGTACGTGACCGGCGCCGAACTGGTGGTCGACGGCGGTCTGTCGCAAATCTGA
- the gcvA gene encoding transcriptional regulator GcvA: MRAPHNLNALRAFEAVARHLSYTTAAAELNVTPAAVGQLVRSLESYLDVELFHRSSSGPARLTLTDAARAALPDLQGGFDLLSNAVERLRASKSRIAFTLTAPAAFADKWLLARVERFQRRHPYYDLRIDTSPHLADFTAERIDIGIRYGAGVWPNLVSTFLLRDEFFPVCSPTLLRGRHALKTPADLRHHALIHDMSMSDSGVFPTWRSWLLHAGQRDGVDTDRGLRLNDSALAFQAAISGNGVALGRTTLVERDLAEGRLVKPFDIVQSCELAYYLVHRKESSQSAPVLAFKEWLLEEVGMR, from the coding sequence ATGCGCGCACCCCACAACCTCAACGCCCTACGAGCCTTCGAAGCGGTCGCCCGGCATCTGAGCTACACCACGGCGGCGGCGGAGCTGAACGTGACGCCCGCGGCGGTCGGCCAGCTCGTGCGCAGTCTCGAAAGCTATCTGGATGTCGAACTGTTCCATCGCTCGTCGTCCGGACCGGCGCGGCTCACGCTCACCGATGCCGCGCGGGCCGCGCTGCCCGACCTGCAGGGCGGCTTCGATCTTCTGTCGAATGCGGTGGAACGGCTCAGAGCGAGCAAGTCGCGCATCGCGTTCACGCTGACGGCGCCGGCCGCCTTCGCGGACAAGTGGCTGCTCGCGCGCGTCGAACGTTTTCAACGCCGGCATCCCTATTACGATCTGCGCATCGACACGAGCCCGCATCTCGCGGATTTCACCGCCGAGCGTATCGACATCGGCATTCGCTATGGCGCGGGTGTGTGGCCCAATCTGGTGTCGACGTTTCTGTTGCGCGACGAGTTTTTCCCGGTATGCAGCCCAACGCTGTTACGCGGCCGCCACGCGCTCAAGACACCGGCCGATCTGCGCCATCACGCGTTGATCCACGACATGTCGATGAGCGATTCCGGCGTGTTCCCGACGTGGCGTTCGTGGCTGCTGCATGCCGGCCAGCGCGATGGTGTGGACACCGATCGCGGTTTGCGGCTCAACGACTCGGCGCTCGCGTTCCAGGCGGCGATCTCCGGCAACGGTGTCGCGCTCGGCAGAACCACGCTGGTGGAACGCGACCTCGCCGAAGGCCGTCTCGTGAAGCCATTCGATATCGTGCAGAGCTGCGAGCTCGCCTACTACCTCGTGCATCGCAAGGAAAGCAGCCAGTCCGCACCCGTGCTGGCGTTCAAGGAATGGCTGCTCGAAGAAGTGGGCATGCGCTAG
- a CDS encoding GFA family protein, translated as MKPLLAGRCLCGAVHYTVNDEFVYALNCHCSNCRRATGSAFKPFAGIERDKLRITQGEDSISIFGDERASHDVHCKVCGSLMFSLVRNGEYVHVTLGTLTDTPTIRPSAHIFVGSKAPWYDITDQLPQHDEFD; from the coding sequence ATGAAACCCTTGCTTGCCGGTCGATGCCTTTGCGGCGCCGTCCACTACACGGTCAACGACGAATTCGTCTATGCGTTGAACTGCCACTGCTCGAACTGCCGCCGCGCGACCGGCTCGGCATTCAAACCGTTCGCGGGCATCGAACGCGACAAGCTGCGCATCACGCAAGGCGAAGACAGCATATCGATTTTCGGCGACGAGCGCGCATCGCACGATGTGCACTGCAAGGTATGCGGCAGCCTGATGTTCTCGTTGGTGCGTAACGGTGAATACGTCCACGTCACACTGGGAACGCTGACGGATACGCCGACGATTCGTCCGAGCGCGCATATCTTCGTGGGCTCGAAAGCACCGTGGTACGACATCACCGACCAGTTGCCGCAACACGACGAATTCGACTGA
- a CDS encoding PilZ domain-containing protein, which produces MTGKLDLRREDRAQMLFAPTLLGKEGRALARVADLSMHGALLYARRGLFSKGETISGWLQSLPIDGGDEIFLAVGLSVRWISEDNEAGWSCIGCEMLPMDADSLGTLQHLIEVSAP; this is translated from the coding sequence ATGACCGGGAAACTGGATTTGCGCAGGGAAGACCGCGCTCAAATGTTGTTCGCGCCGACCCTGCTAGGCAAGGAGGGGCGCGCTCTCGCGCGAGTCGCCGATCTAAGTATGCACGGAGCATTACTGTACGCGAGGCGCGGCCTGTTCTCGAAGGGGGAGACGATTTCAGGCTGGTTGCAGTCGTTGCCGATCGATGGCGGCGATGAAATCTTCCTGGCCGTTGGCCTGTCGGTTCGCTGGATATCGGAAGATAACGAGGCTGGATGGAGCTGCATAGGCTGCGAAATGCTGCCGATGGATGCGGACTCGTTGGGCACCTTGCAGCACCTGATCGAGGTGTCGGCGCCGTAG
- a CDS encoding DnaJ C-terminal domain-containing protein: protein MNLDEYYKRLNLSRTASPSDVKRAYRRLRAKYHPDRNKGRETTVAPVFTRIQEAFEILTGKRAPPASPPPSASAWAERPSQPPRPDPHRNAPAMRGANCLIELFVPLEAAIHGGEIQANYPVKEPCHVCQERAAACTACNGSGVSATGKQCAACGGSGRPRSGDACPACLGTRSRVTMKSAAVTIPPGAWDGQRLVIEGGGHLGVNGGPAGDAICSVAIVCDAAFRRDGLNLACEIQVDFVTAILGGSYEATILGRAHQLAIPPNAQAGSKIRLAKQGLVDRNGSRGDLTLHLVLAMPAAASHLNGDERQRLRDMFADAELRSRRLVGGSR from the coding sequence GTGAATCTCGACGAATACTACAAGCGGCTGAATCTGTCGCGCACTGCGTCGCCGTCGGACGTCAAGCGCGCATACCGCCGCTTGAGAGCGAAGTACCACCCGGATCGCAACAAGGGACGCGAAACGACGGTCGCGCCGGTGTTCACCCGTATTCAGGAGGCGTTCGAGATCCTGACCGGCAAGCGCGCGCCGCCCGCTTCGCCGCCGCCATCGGCATCGGCATGGGCCGAACGCCCCAGCCAGCCGCCCCGCCCGGACCCGCACCGCAACGCGCCCGCGATGCGCGGCGCGAACTGTCTGATCGAACTCTTCGTGCCGCTCGAAGCGGCGATCCACGGCGGCGAGATACAGGCGAACTACCCAGTCAAGGAGCCGTGCCACGTGTGTCAGGAAAGGGCCGCCGCGTGCACGGCCTGCAATGGCAGCGGTGTATCGGCGACGGGCAAACAATGCGCCGCGTGTGGCGGAAGCGGCCGCCCACGCTCGGGCGACGCCTGCCCGGCCTGTCTCGGCACGCGTAGCCGCGTCACGATGAAGTCGGCGGCGGTGACGATTCCGCCAGGTGCATGGGATGGTCAGCGTCTGGTTATCGAAGGCGGCGGCCATCTCGGCGTCAATGGCGGCCCGGCGGGCGACGCGATCTGCTCGGTCGCGATCGTGTGCGATGCGGCGTTCCGTCGCGACGGGTTGAATCTCGCTTGCGAGATTCAGGTTGATTTCGTCACGGCGATACTCGGCGGCAGCTACGAAGCGACTATCCTCGGACGCGCGCACCAGTTGGCCATTCCGCCGAACGCGCAAGCCGGCAGCAAGATCCGTCTTGCCAAACAGGGACTCGTGGACCGCAACGGCTCGCGCGGCGACCTGACGCTGCACCTCGTGCTGGCGATGCCCGCCGCGGCCTCGCATTTAAACGGCGACGAACGACAACGATTGCGCGACATGTTTGCCGATGCGGAATTGCGCAGTCGCCGGCTGGTCGGGGGCAGTCGTTAG
- a CDS encoding ATP-binding protein, whose protein sequence is MDLTDDSPQPSSGADIGSANGGGSMAQLVSEFDWASTELGASSGWSASLRLIVRFVLDNRVPMLLWWGPNYIQIYNDAYAPILGAKHPRQALGRPFRECWDEVFDVLGPLVDVPFSGGESTWMDDIELVVRRHGFAEESHFMIGYSPVPDDAAPRGIGGVLGTVVENTQKVIGERRLTILSELASHLAGTNTAAEACERAASILAGHSKDVPFALLYLADEAAGTLRLAGSSGFEQGAKQGGNSLADINVESPRDGMAALLARAMRTGAIQMHDGLASVLSEVPQGPWPSAPDQLAVVPLKSNVANRPAGVLVAGISACIRCDAQYVSFLELVASQLASAVTNARAYEEERRRAEALAQIDRAKTAFFSNVSHEFRTPLTLMLGPLADALMAANLPAAVRTQLDVAHRNAQRLLKLVNSLLDFARIEAGRAEASYAPVDLSALTRDLASSFRSAMERAGLSYRVECDTLDEPVYVDHAMWEKVVLNLISNALKFTFDGEVNIALTRSGDRVLFSVTDTGVGVPAEELPKLFERFHRVEGARSRTHEGSGIGLALVQEIVRLHGGTIEIDSVLDAGSTFRVSLPFGTAHIPPQRVQASAVARSALSGAKAYVDEALRWLPGEEARPAVWDEDPAEGLSQVDGRFARTYGARILLADDNADMRAYLRDLLQPHYAVELVHDGEDALLRAEENRPDLILADVMMPRLDGFGLIARLREDPGLRDVPVILISARAGEESRIEGLAAGADDYVVKPFYARELLTRIGSLLELVHLRREGEARFRAYVQTTNDVVYRMSADWREMRQLQGRNFIPDEAGPNQTWLDKYISPEDQPRVIAAIDRAIRTRSPFELEHPVIRVDGTLGWTFSRAIPLFDENDEIVEWFGAATDITEQRRSQEALQRQQRALEETDRQKNEFLAMLAHELRNPLAPLRSAADLLQLLLSEPSQARRTVDIIERQVTQLTRLVDDLLDISRITQGKIELRRAPQRLDHLIANSIESIDQLVRAKGHTIAVHSGPQALTVMGDPQRLVQCFGNVLANAAKYTPPAGEIRVRTRQDGNDAVVTISDNGVGISADMVPKVFELFAQGERMLDRSQGGLGIGLAIVKRLVEMHGGSVAVYSDGPDRGATFEIRLPLTEAHSTTGMTDRQTSATTRRILVVDDNRDAADLLAALLQADGHEVTAAYSSRAALALLARFRPDIVLLDIGLPDIDGYELARLIRAEKDMQHVRLIAITGYGQEEDKARSAAAGFAAHLLKPVEFSQLQQLLAQ, encoded by the coding sequence ATGGATTTGACCGACGACAGCCCGCAGCCATCTTCCGGCGCAGACATCGGAAGCGCGAACGGCGGCGGCTCGATGGCACAGCTCGTCAGCGAGTTCGACTGGGCGTCGACAGAACTGGGAGCATCTTCCGGCTGGTCCGCGAGCCTGCGGCTGATCGTCCGCTTCGTGCTCGACAATCGCGTTCCGATGCTGCTGTGGTGGGGGCCGAACTATATCCAGATCTACAACGATGCCTACGCGCCGATCCTCGGCGCCAAGCATCCTCGGCAGGCACTGGGGCGGCCGTTTCGCGAGTGCTGGGACGAAGTGTTCGACGTGCTCGGCCCGCTGGTCGACGTGCCGTTCAGCGGTGGCGAATCCACGTGGATGGACGACATCGAGCTGGTCGTGCGCCGACACGGCTTTGCCGAGGAAAGCCACTTCATGATCGGCTACAGCCCGGTCCCGGACGATGCGGCGCCGCGTGGCATCGGCGGCGTGCTCGGCACCGTCGTCGAGAACACGCAGAAGGTGATCGGCGAGCGCCGGCTGACGATTCTCAGCGAGCTCGCGTCGCATCTGGCCGGAACCAACACCGCCGCGGAAGCCTGCGAGCGCGCCGCCAGCATTCTGGCGGGGCATTCGAAGGATGTGCCGTTTGCACTGCTGTATCTGGCGGACGAAGCGGCGGGCACGCTGCGGCTTGCCGGGTCGAGCGGTTTCGAACAGGGCGCCAAGCAAGGCGGCAATTCGCTTGCGGACATCAACGTCGAATCACCACGAGACGGCATGGCTGCATTGCTGGCCCGCGCGATGCGCACCGGCGCGATCCAGATGCACGACGGCCTCGCGAGCGTGCTGTCCGAAGTCCCGCAAGGGCCTTGGCCCAGCGCCCCGGACCAGCTCGCCGTCGTGCCGCTCAAGTCGAATGTCGCGAATCGCCCGGCGGGTGTGCTGGTTGCCGGCATCAGCGCATGCATCCGCTGCGACGCGCAGTATGTGAGCTTCCTCGAACTCGTCGCGAGCCAGCTCGCGTCGGCTGTGACCAACGCGCGCGCCTATGAGGAAGAGCGCCGGCGTGCGGAAGCGCTGGCGCAGATCGATCGCGCGAAGACAGCCTTTTTCTCGAACGTCAGCCATGAGTTCCGCACACCGTTGACGTTGATGCTCGGGCCGCTGGCCGATGCGCTGATGGCCGCGAACCTGCCGGCCGCGGTGCGGACCCAGCTCGACGTGGCGCATCGCAATGCGCAGCGTTTGCTGAAGCTGGTCAACTCGTTGCTCGACTTCGCCCGCATCGAAGCCGGACGCGCGGAGGCATCGTATGCGCCCGTCGATCTCAGCGCGCTCACTCGCGACCTCGCGAGTTCGTTCCGTTCGGCGATGGAGCGCGCCGGTTTGAGCTACCGAGTCGAATGCGACACGCTCGACGAGCCGGTCTACGTCGATCACGCGATGTGGGAGAAGGTCGTCCTCAATCTGATCTCCAACGCGTTGAAGTTCACGTTCGACGGCGAGGTGAATATCGCGCTGACGCGCAGCGGCGATCGCGTTCTGTTCTCGGTAACCGATACCGGCGTCGGCGTGCCGGCGGAAGAATTGCCGAAGCTGTTCGAACGTTTTCATCGTGTCGAAGGCGCGCGCTCGCGAACTCACGAAGGCTCGGGCATCGGCCTTGCGCTCGTGCAGGAGATCGTGCGGCTGCATGGCGGGACGATCGAAATCGACAGTGTGCTCGATGCCGGCAGTACGTTTCGCGTGTCGCTGCCTTTCGGCACCGCGCATATCCCGCCGCAGCGGGTGCAGGCATCGGCCGTCGCGCGCTCGGCGTTGAGCGGCGCGAAAGCGTATGTCGATGAAGCGTTGCGCTGGCTGCCCGGCGAGGAAGCGCGCCCGGCGGTATGGGACGAAGATCCGGCGGAAGGCCTGAGCCAGGTCGACGGACGCTTTGCCCGCACGTACGGCGCACGCATCCTGCTGGCGGACGACAACGCCGACATGCGCGCCTATCTGCGCGACCTGCTGCAGCCGCACTATGCGGTCGAGCTGGTTCACGACGGCGAGGATGCGCTGCTGCGTGCCGAGGAGAATCGGCCGGACCTGATACTCGCCGACGTGATGATGCCGCGGCTCGACGGCTTCGGGCTGATCGCGCGCTTGCGCGAAGACCCCGGTTTGCGCGACGTGCCCGTCATTCTGATCTCCGCGCGGGCCGGCGAGGAATCGCGCATCGAAGGACTCGCCGCCGGCGCCGACGACTACGTCGTCAAGCCGTTCTATGCGCGCGAACTGCTGACCCGCATCGGCTCGCTGCTCGAACTGGTCCATCTGCGGCGCGAGGGCGAGGCGCGCTTTCGCGCGTACGTGCAGACGACCAACGACGTCGTGTATCGGATGAGCGCGGACTGGCGTGAAATGCGGCAATTGCAGGGACGCAATTTCATTCCCGATGAAGCCGGTCCGAATCAGACCTGGCTCGACAAGTACATCAGCCCCGAGGACCAGCCGCGCGTGATCGCGGCGATCGATCGCGCGATCCGCACGCGCTCGCCGTTCGAACTCGAGCATCCGGTGATCCGCGTCGACGGCACGCTCGGCTGGACGTTCTCACGGGCGATCCCGCTGTTCGACGAAAACGACGAGATCGTCGAATGGTTCGGCGCGGCAACGGACATCACCGAACAGCGTCGATCGCAGGAAGCGCTGCAACGGCAACAGCGTGCGCTCGAAGAAACGGACCGGCAGAAAAACGAGTTCCTCGCGATGCTTGCGCACGAGTTGCGCAATCCGCTCGCACCGCTGCGCAGCGCCGCCGATCTGTTGCAGCTTCTGCTGTCCGAGCCGTCACAGGCACGCCGGACCGTCGACATCATCGAGCGTCAGGTGACTCAGCTCACGAGGCTCGTCGACGATCTGCTCGACATTTCGCGTATCACGCAGGGCAAGATCGAATTGCGGCGCGCGCCGCAGCGTCTCGACCATCTGATCGCCAATTCAATCGAGAGCATCGATCAACTGGTGCGCGCGAAGGGGCACACGATCGCGGTCCATTCCGGTCCTCAGGCGTTGACCGTGATGGGCGATCCGCAGCGGCTCGTGCAGTGCTTCGGCAACGTACTCGCGAACGCCGCGAAGTACACGCCGCCGGCAGGCGAGATTCGTGTGCGAACGCGGCAGGACGGCAATGATGCAGTCGTCACGATCAGCGATAACGGTGTCGGCATTTCGGCCGACATGGTGCCGAAGGTCTTCGAACTGTTTGCGCAGGGCGAGCGCATGCTGGACCGCTCGCAAGGCGGGCTCGGCATCGGTCTCGCGATCGTCAAGCGGCTGGTCGAAATGCACGGCGGCTCGGTTGCCGTGTATAGCGATGGCCCGGACCGCGGCGCGACATTTGAAATCCGGCTGCCGTTGACGGAGGCCCATTCAACGACCGGGATGACGGATCGTCAAACATCAGCCACGACGCGTCGCATTCTGGTAGTCGACGACAACCGCGATGCCGCCGATCTGCTGGCGGCGCTGCTGCAGGCCGATGGTCACGAGGTCACGGCCGCGTATTCGAGCCGCGCCGCGCTCGCATTGCTGGCGCGTTTTCGCCCGGACATCGTGCTGCTCGACATCGGCCTGCCCGATATCGACGGCTACGAACTCGCGCGGCTGATTCGAGCGGAAAAGGATATGCAGCACGTCCGGCTCATTGCGATCACCGGCTATGGTCAGGAGGAGGACAAGGCGCGATCCGCCGCCGCCGGGTTTGCCGCGCATCTTCTGAAGCCGGTGGAGTTCAGCCAGCTGCAGCAATTGCTCGCGCAGTAA
- a CDS encoding LysE family translocator yields MEPLSVVIFASALLLNAATPGPSVVALVSRVITSGWRGIMPFVAAMWIGEVIWLSMAMAGLSVLAQTFESIFVVLKWLGSAYLCWLALKMWRQPVDQTNDDLPRTRSALSMFGAGMAVTLGNPKVMVFYVALLPSLIDLSSVGFRQWAIVAAVTLGTLVTVDLSWIFAAHKARFLLRTPRALRIANRVGAFALGGAAVTIASKN; encoded by the coding sequence ATGGAACCGTTGTCCGTTGTGATCTTTGCAAGCGCGTTGCTGTTGAACGCTGCGACACCCGGCCCGAGCGTCGTCGCGTTGGTCTCGCGCGTCATCACGAGCGGATGGCGCGGCATCATGCCGTTTGTCGCCGCGATGTGGATCGGCGAAGTGATCTGGCTCAGCATGGCGATGGCGGGATTGAGCGTGCTTGCTCAAACCTTCGAGTCCATTTTCGTCGTCCTCAAATGGCTCGGAAGTGCTTACCTGTGCTGGCTGGCGCTAAAGATGTGGCGGCAACCAGTCGATCAAACCAATGATGATTTGCCGCGCACACGTTCGGCACTGTCGATGTTCGGCGCCGGCATGGCCGTCACGCTGGGCAATCCGAAAGTGATGGTGTTCTACGTTGCGTTGCTGCCGTCGCTGATCGATCTGTCGTCCGTCGGCTTCCGGCAGTGGGCCATTGTTGCAGCGGTGACGCTCGGCACGTTGGTCACGGTCGATCTGAGCTGGATCTTTGCGGCCCATAAGGCGCGCTTCCTTCTGCGAACCCCGCGCGCGCTTCGCATCGCCAATCGCGTCGGCGCGTTTGCGCTCGGCGGCGCGGCCGTCACGATTGCCAGCAAAAACTGA
- a CDS encoding AraC family transcriptional regulator: MKRKGKRVTEDKASIYAARFERLLDYIDLHLDNALSVEELSREANFSRFHFQRQFSHYVGMSVTRYVQLLRLRRASYQLAFEPHRRIIDIALDAGFENPESFSRAFKNCFGQTPSQFRDQPAWQPWTERMQLPERQRSIPMEVKVVDFAETMIAVLEHQGPPELIFESVQTFIDWRKSSGLSPIATSRTFGLAYSDPATTPPAEFRFDVCGEISSPVPANPQGVVTKRIPAGRYATVRHHGSTDRISGSAYYLYREWLPQSGEELGDFPPFFHYVTRIPDVPEHEQVTDIYLPLK; the protein is encoded by the coding sequence TTGAAGAGGAAAGGCAAGCGAGTGACGGAAGATAAAGCCAGCATCTATGCAGCGCGTTTCGAGCGGCTGCTCGACTACATCGACCTGCATCTGGACAACGCGTTATCGGTGGAAGAACTGAGCCGCGAGGCCAACTTCTCCCGCTTTCATTTCCAGCGACAGTTCTCCCACTACGTTGGGATGAGCGTCACCCGCTACGTGCAATTGCTGCGTCTGCGCCGGGCTTCTTACCAGCTGGCGTTCGAACCGCATCGCCGGATCATCGACATCGCGCTGGATGCCGGCTTTGAAAATCCGGAGTCGTTCTCCCGCGCGTTCAAGAACTGCTTCGGACAGACGCCCTCTCAATTCCGCGACCAGCCTGCATGGCAGCCCTGGACTGAACGTATGCAATTGCCCGAACGGCAAAGGAGTATTCCCATGGAAGTGAAAGTAGTCGATTTCGCGGAAACGATGATCGCGGTGCTCGAGCATCAGGGGCCGCCGGAACTGATCTTCGAATCGGTTCAAACCTTCATCGACTGGCGCAAGAGCAGTGGCCTGTCGCCCATCGCCACCAGCCGCACCTTCGGCCTCGCCTACAGCGACCCAGCCACCACGCCGCCGGCGGAATTCCGCTTCGATGTCTGTGGCGAAATCAGTAGTCCGGTGCCGGCTAATCCGCAGGGCGTCGTCACGAAGCGTATCCCGGCCGGCCGTTACGCGACCGTGCGCCACCACGGCTCGACCGATCGCATCAGCGGCAGCGCCTACTATCTGTACCGCGAGTGGCTGCCGCAAAGCGGCGAGGAATTAGGCGACTTCCCGCCTTTCTTCCACTACGTGACGCGGATTCCCGATGTCCCGGAACATGAGCAGGTGACGGACATCTACCTACCGCTGAAATAG